The genomic window ATTAGAGGTGAGCCTGCGCCTGCTATTTGGTTTTGGCAGAACCCTCATTTATATTCCAGATGAGAAAATTGGCTATCTTTTAGCCCCGAACCAGCGCACTCGCCGGTTTGGCAACCGAATTGAAATTAATCAGTATTCCATGCGAAGTGCGCCGGCATCGCTAACTCGACCGGCTTCTACCTTGCGGGTGCTACTGCTGGGAGATTCTGTAGCAAATGGCGGATGGTGGACGGATCGCGAGGAGACGATTTCCGCGATGATGGCTCGTGAGTTAGGAGGGGAAGAGGGAGCAGTTGAAGTCCTCAATGCTTCTGCCAATTCTTGGGGTCCCAGAAATGAATTGGCTTATTTACAACGCTTTGGCACGTTTGAGGCTCAGGCAGTAGTGTTGCTGATTAATACCGATGATTTATTTGCCACGGCACCCACTTCGCTGCCGGTGGGCCAAGATCGTAACTATCCGAGCCGGCAACCTCCTTTCGCTTTGGTGGAAGTGTTGAACCGTTACGTTTTGCCTTCGCCGCCGGTTTCCCCTGAATTACAAGCCGTGCAGGCAGAAACCGGCGATCGAGTCGGTCGCAATTTGGAAGCAATCCAACAAATTAAGGAAATTGTCAACCAAAATGATGGCCAATTTTTACTGGCCATGACCCCTTTATTGCGTGAAATTGGACAGCCCGGTTCGTTGGATTACGAAAAAAAGGCGCGTCTGCGTCTCAATGACTTTACTCAAAAGGAGCAAATAACCTACATTGATTTTCAGCCCATTTTCAATGCAGCCCAGCAGCCAGAAAGTCTCTACCGAGACCACATTCACCTTAGTCCCACCGGCAACCAAAAAGTCTGTGAACTCATCAGCAAGGAACTGAGCCGGCTATTGCAGCAAAAACTGCAAGAAGCCGAGGATTAATGCCCCTAGCCACTAGCCACGCTTCCCTTCTAGCCGATTCCATCACATAACCGTAACGGTGGAAGGATGTAAGGAACTGCGCTCCGCATC from Microcoleus sp. FACHB-672 includes these protein-coding regions:
- a CDS encoding SGNH/GDSL hydrolase family protein — encoded protein: MKIALLILAIGVGLLTLLEVSLRLLFGFGRTLIYIPDEKIGYLLAPNQRTRRFGNRIEINQYSMRSAPASLTRPASTLRVLLLGDSVANGGWWTDREETISAMMARELGGEEGAVEVLNASANSWGPRNELAYLQRFGTFEAQAVVLLINTDDLFATAPTSLPVGQDRNYPSRQPPFALVEVLNRYVLPSPPVSPELQAVQAETGDRVGRNLEAIQQIKEIVNQNDGQFLLAMTPLLREIGQPGSLDYEKKARLRLNDFTQKEQITYIDFQPIFNAAQQPESLYRDHIHLSPTGNQKVCELISKELSRLLQQKLQEAED